The Cryptomeria japonica chromosome 9, Sugi_1.0, whole genome shotgun sequence DNA segment tattctaatcaatatttggtgtattaggtatcttttgccagaaggatttgcaaacattcttttatttacatcaaaatatggtggtcgtacacatgtgtggtatggtcctgaaacaggcattttgaaaaagtggtttttaaatatgcctactaaaaagcaatttctaccatgtaggtattgaaataaattacatatttgaaaattagactccgagaactacattttctattactaaagttttttcagattcaaactctaagtacctcaaattttgacatcaatcgacaaaaaaattgaaaaatagggaaaacacttccactttttgcccaaaagtgggactcaacttcttgcacccaccctttTATCTATGGTTTCAtggtggattttatgtgatttatcattatATTATATCAACACATGAAGGAATAATCCTAAaaacattgcatcacctattgaagatataatcatttacatttaagcatttcagccttgccctcaaaaggcaagcttttccatttcggttcaagttcaatttctatttcaattagggttaattccaaacccgaggtttgacctaagacaaacccctatccacaacacaattTCCCTTCTTTTGGTGTGTAGGTGACAGATTTGGGAGTTGTGAAGGTAGAAAAGGATAAaggagacaaaaataaataaaattgttttttgcAAACGTTGCAAAGACCCCCCAAGACCAAGGTGAAATTGTAGAACTAGGGCGAATTTGGAGGACCACGACGATGGGCTCCCTAGTCCCAacattttttctcaaatttttcagGTATAGGTTCCTATCTTCTTCTTCTACTCAGATCCCAATTTACGACTCTGTTTGACTTCTACAacatttttttttcatcattttatttCAGTTACTCATTATTTGTTATAGATTTAGCATTTGCAATTCAAAACCTAATTCAaacacaatttcaactcaaacaaaaggaggAATAGGACCTAAACCAACatctaaccctcttcctaatagaattgtggttggatctattgattttatcttccttttaatgtaatgtttgtgaaaattaggccatttcctagtttacaaagcataatttgtgaaaccctaatttttcatccaTTGCAGTATATATAGACTAATATTGAAATATATTTTCTCTTTAATGCATGCACTTTCTTTTTTAAaagtaataatattaaataattacctTTTACAATTAAATCTAAATAAAAGAAACCAATTTAAGttgtattaaaaaattgtattttctaattcacaaataaaataaatagaatgatTCAATCATTgatttttcaaaataaacttgctcattaaatattatttctctaaatatattaataaaactaTAGATAACATGTTAGCTAGAGGAATCAATAATTTTCTAGTGTCTCTTCCCATGACAATATCATGGGCACTACCAGGCTTGAGAGGGTTAATTATGTTGAAGATGGCTTTGTTAAATTTTTCTTATTTACTATTATggggattaattgaaataattagatGGAAGAATGTGCTATTATTTTGACTCATCAATATGCTTGTGAGTTGGGTTATAAAAATATTATTTGTGAAATTGGTTCTATAATCATAGTCTCTCCTTTCAATAGAAAGAGGACTACGAATATTTATAATAGCTAGTGATTTTAGGTGAGTATATTCTTTGTATTACTCAGTTTGAGGTTGTGTTTTTTATTCATATCCTTAAGGAATCATTGAACTCAATTGTAAAGTGTCTTACCAAATGGGTTACTGAGGAAAATTGCAATAGGAATGTCTTTGAGTGAGAATCTTTACCTCATGAAAGGGCCTCTCAACTTCTCCATATTATTCACAATAGTCCATCCTGATGTCACTCTTTTCTCTTTATTATAGATCAAACTTGATGATTTCCACCCTTCTATAGAGGCTTTGTGTTGGTCTTAAGACCTTTTTAGCTTCTTTGGTATGGATACTATTTTGATCTCACCATCCTTGCTAATAGGAGACCCCATTCTTTTCAAACCATTGGTGTTTGATGGGCTTTCTAGATCTTTCGTTGGAGTAGGTTTGTAAAAAACCATTTTGGGtcttgtattttttgcttttcttTTGGCTCTAATGATTTGAAATATTTTACTATAATGTGTATTGAGActcttttaatatattttatttatttttcataaaaacatAACAATTTTATCAAACAATTTGTATTTGATACCATCTTAtatgatttaatatttaaaaaactaaaaaataatctacaatttttttaaataattatgtattatttaaataattaattgttAAAAATATTCTTAATTAATaatgaagattttttttaaaataaagaccACTATCATGCATTTTAAGTCTAGAAGACTCTCACTTATGCATTTTTGTACTAACaacaatcataaaaaataaaacctATCCATCATTATTGATGAAGACAACTTTACATTTTACACCTTCCTTTAGCACCTGTCAAATCCTCTATTCCAATATGTTTTTCTTGTCTTtcatatataaaatattttataatgaagatattttattaaataaagatCACTACCATGCGTTTATGTTAGAAAACTCTCATTTATCATTTATGCAATTGTATACtaacaaaatcataaaaaacaaaactaTCCATCATTTTATTGATGATGTCAACTTTATATATTACAAATTTGTTTAGCATTTGTGATTCCTTTATTCTAATATGTTTTGCCTACCtttcatatataaaaaaattataatgaagATATTTTTTCAATAAAGACCACTACCATACATTTCAGTCTAGAAGACTCTCATTTATGCAATTATGTACTAAAAACAATCATTTAAAAAATCACAACTATCCATCATTTTATTAATGAAGACAACTTTATATAGTACAACTTGTTTTAGTACTTGTGACTTGTCCTCTACTCCAATAATTGAATCCAACAATGTTTGAGCTAACATTATAAACTATGAGAAATTCTCTCTTTAACATTCAGATTTATAACTTAACTAATAATTAAACCATCTCTAACATGATGTCTTAATCTACTACACTACTttctattataatttaaatattgagaaaatatattgaTTATATGTAAAATTataaatcatcttcaaattttagCTTGAAGATTTCTAGATTTGTTTATGATAAAGAAAAATGTTGACAGGATCAAATCTAACAATCTTCCAAATACTTCTACTTacacatcatctacaaattttagcttgatgatttctagatttaattatgatgaaaaaaatattgatatgattgaattcaataatcttcaatatacttaaaataacacatcatcttcaaattttagcTTGAAGATTTCTGACTGATGAAAAAAATGTTGACATAATTGAATCCAACAATCTTCAATATACTTCTAAAtacacatcatcttcaaattttagcTTGAAGATTTCTAGATTTGTTTATGATGAAAGAAAATTCTAACATAATCGAATCTAACAATCTTCAATATACTTATAATTACACATCATCTTAAaattttagtttgaagatttcttgATTCGACTatgatgaaaaaaaaaaagttgacGCAATTGAATCCAACAATCTTCAATATACTCAAAATTACACATCTTCAaattttagtttgaagatttctaGATTCGTTTATGATTAAAAAAATGTTGACATAATCGAATCCAACAATCTTCAATATACTTAAAATTacacattatcttcaaattttagcTTGAGGATTCCCGAAATGATTATGATGGAAAAAAATGTTGACATAATCAAATCCAACAATCTCAATACACTTAGACTtacacatcatcttcaaattttaggTTGAAGATCTCTGAATTCGacaataatgaaaaaaaatattgACATGATCGAATCCAACAATCTTCAAACTAAAAATTGTCTACCTCATTAATCTTCAAATTTATTCTAGATTGTTTAACAAAACTGGCAACTAAACAAAAAAATTGATCAGTTTCTACTACAAAATTGACTTAACAATTAACCAGCACTTAATCTCAAGCAATAATGGCCGTCATGGCAGAAGAAGCCTGAATATATGCACATATTCATTATCACACACGTACATATGATTTAATTCCCCACTCTGCCACCACCATACAGAGATGCTCTCCATCTAACTCAACAACAACTAACTACTGAAGAAACAAGAAAACCCACACAAATATACAGAAAAAACTAACAAGAATTCTTAACCAGAACCCCTGTCCAACATTTCTCTGTACTTTGAAAACGAATCCTGCCTCTGCAATTTCATCTCATTGTAAAAAGAAGCAATAAATTCCTCAGCCTGCCTATCAATCTCTGATAACTCAGACCTGGTTGAAAGATAGGAAGGAGTAGAAGAAGTTCTTCTAGATGGGTCAAAAAAATCTTCTCCACACTGAATGAATTTGGGTATGGTGGAATTTATAACAGATTCTGCTTCTTTTGCAATACAGGGCATGGTGGCCATCAGAAAACGCTGATCCCATCGACCACCATGCTTTTTTGGCCCACTGTAACTCAAAAGATTTGCCCTCCTTTTCACCATTGGAGTACTGCTGCAAGAAAACTCATAGTCCATGAAACCCAGAGATTTCTTATTGTTATTCATATAACTACCACCATTACTCACATATTTGTCAAGCCCACCAAATTTTATCCCCCTGCTGATAGCCATATGCAGATCTACAGCCATTTTCTGCAACTTTTTTGCTGCAATTCCTTTTCTGAGCATCATAACTGCAAATCTGAGAACATTCCACAGCCGAGTCCCACGAGCATTGATCTTGAATTCTTCAATCTCCATGTCTTTTCCTTCTGAAATAGTTTGCATGGCCATGCAAGACATTATGAACGTAGTCTTATCTTAAACAAACAACCCACTTCACTGATCTCTCTCACAATTCTGCAAATTGCTCTGCAAGTTTGCAGGCAATTTGTAACAGGCAGATTGGTCACAAATCTACTCTTGGCTTATATCAATAAAAGCTTTGTTCCTCAATGGGACCATGGAGTCAAACCCACTTCCTCTAGAACCATTTCTTACATTGCACTCACCGAATAAGTTTAATTAATACTGAAAGATGCCATGATTGCAGGCTTCTATTACAGTTTTACATTGCTTTGGCATATTAATATATGTGGGGATATGGTATTAATTAAGAGAGTGAATGTTTCCAACTAATTTCCCTGCATGATTGCCCTTCTATTATTGGGTTTTTTTGTCAACTTTTAAGCTTTCTGGGTGAATATGATAGTCTTAATGGTGTGCATTAAAGTCTACAACTGCTTACCCCGTACGTTGATTTTTTTGTCCACACAAAATAATGTTCACACAGAGCTGTTTAAGCATCAAACTCTGTAATAATTGTACAGTTGAATTTGTTATGGACATTAAAAAACTTTAACCTAGACTGCCATTGTCAGCGGATTAGTAGTCACTATTTGGCAAGAAATATCTAAAATGGAGAAAAACATTTGATAGATAGTTAAAAAAATGGTGATGGGATATGCTTGTTCCCTGCAAGTGGTTATTCAATGGAAGCATGTGGTCCTGTGGTTCATAACATAACATGGCCTTTTCACATTGAATTAAGTAGTAGACTCCAAAAACATGGTTTGACAGCTTAGCTGTTCTTTCCTCCTGGTTTATCAGAGAAGCCATCGTGGACGCTACGTTTCTCCAATCCATGTTTATCTTTGAACCAATTCCTTTCAGCCCTTTATTTTATTCACTACACATGTTGGGATGGGGCCAAAGTGAATATTATATAATTAAGTACCATACCTAAACTTCCTAGGGTGCACCTAAGTTTCAAAGAGTACTAGCTATATACCCATATTTTAAGGGATGAAGTTGGATGTTTTTAGGTTTATGGTCTAGGGGTTGAGGCCTACATTATTCACATAGATGATTCAGATTCATATTCACATGCTCTTAAAAGAGTCGAGGTCTGTATTATTGATGTAAATAGTCCGGGTTCATATTTACATGTGCATGAAGAAGTAGATGAAAAAGACATATTTATTATACCCCTTTGTATTATTGATGTAAATGGTTCGGGTTCATATTTACATGTGCTTGAAAAAGTAGATAAAAAAGACACATTTATTATACCCTGATTTTAAAGGATGAAGTATGTCTCTAGGTAAATGTGCTATGGGTTAAAGCCTCATGTAAATGGTTTAGGTTCATATGTACAGGTGCTTAAATGAGTAGGTAATAAAGACACATTAATTATATCCAAATTTCAAGGGATGAAATTGTATGCCTGTAGGTAAATGGACTATGGGTTGAACCCTATATGTATTTACATGTGCTTAGAGGAGTAGGTCAAAAAGACACATATAAATTTATACCCAAATTTTAAGAGACGAAGTTGTATCCTCTAGGTAAACAGGCTATGGGTTTTACATGTGCTTAAAGCCGTAGGTAAAAAGACAAATATAAATTATACCCAAATTTTAGGGAAGTTGTACATGCCTCTCGGTAAATGGGCTATGGGCTAAACCCTATATATATTTAGATGTGCTTAAAGGAGTAGGTTAAAAAGACACATAAACTATACCCAATTTTTAGGTAAATGGGCTATAGGTTAAACCCTTAATGTAAATGATTTAGTTCATATTTATAGTTGTTTAAGTAGTATAGATCTATATTATTCATGTAAATAGTTTGAATTCATATTTACATGTACTTAAAGAAGTAGGTTAAGAAGATATATAAACTAGTAGGTAAGAAAGACACATATAAATTGGTAGGTAAGAAAGATACATATAAACTGGTAGGTAAGAAAGATGTAAATATGAGACAAGAAAGACACTTATAAACTAGTAGATAAGAAAGATACAAATATGTGGTTGATACCTCAAATTTTGGATGATTTTGTAAATAAATAGTAAATTGTCCATTTTTTATTGAAATAATCTAGATGTAAATTATTTGGGTTCAAATTTGTTTATATTTAAAACAtcatgtgaaaaagataaaggcATAAGATTGATTCCCCTAGTTTTGGATGATATTGTCAACAAAGATTCAATTGATGGCTTTTATTAATATGGTCCAAGTTCAAGTCTTTAGTCAAATGTCACAATTTGAGgttgtaaaataaaaaaataatgaaattttgactatttttttaaGAGCTAATAATTGTGTCATCTAAGACCATAACTTATTCTAGAGAAAATTGTTTAATTTGACTATGTGACATATAATCATATTTGATTGTGTTACTATGACTTAGTCTTGGTGATCACAACATTAAAGTCTAAACGTTTACTTCAGGAACTTGTAAAGTAAGTTTAAGTGTTGATAATTATAAGTCTAGGTCTTTTATATTCCAATGGCCAATTCTAATTTAAAATTTTACTTTGTGCAACTTATTATACAAATCAAAGATTGATAAAGGATAACAAATAAATTATCTTCTAGTGCTCATATTATAACAATAAAAAAGTGCTTAGGAAAAGCTTTCTAAGAATAAGcaattaatttttaagattctacAATATATATCAAATTATTTACTATGATTTTAATGGTAAACATTAATAGATAAGGTGTTGATGCACCCAGGAGCCTATGTTGAAAGCCAAACCACAAAACTCCACCAAACAATGAGAAGAAACCACAAGCTATTTCACCAGTTAATGTACACAATGCATTGATAAGAATGAAATGTTTACAAATGTATAAACGTCATGCTTACAAACCTGAATTCGAGAGAGTAGTGTACAAAAACGGAGGATAGATGACCCAATCAGCAAAGAGAGTAGGTATAACCACTCTTGCACAAAAAATTATATGCCTCACCTAATAGCTAATAAAAAATGATGCAtctaggggtaagtgcacaaagatggtgtgcaaaaaggggggtataagtgcacacttttttttttctgaaatcaagtgaacctcAACTTGGAGGCAAAAGTTGAaagccatccactcaagatatgaagataatcaaagaacaaatattataaTACTttcaatctagtttccaaactactaaactttttcaaaattggataagattaagggggtcaaatccttcgcgcacgaaaaacaaaccctgattttttttgaaaaacataacatagtattcgacatgcacatcaaaaaagtcatagttagatttagtattttgacaaatcatttggcagaaagatagttaagagtgagcactagaagttgtgtaattttttgttgagtatttttttttaatgatttttctaatcgagcacatcctaaaaaattaggtacctgtttgtgcacgaagcataacttgcaccaaaacaatcgaaaatacaattttatttttttaaattgtaaagcaTCAATTGAACTACAATAATATATacaattttttaaatttggataagtagatcaaaagttattaaaaaaatggtacacgtatgtctctaagaactatggagacactggtaaaagaaattcaataataatatgttattgttgttcaaatttttaaaaaattatatggttagaaagctccaaagatgggtgaaaatatggtgggaattttagaaatacccacttgatgaagtgtaaacccaatgatgacaaagttgagaaaccaaattgATAAAACATAACATGTCAAAAAGGAAGGAagtggagggaaatcaaacttccaacctgcaactttgtcatctaggcctattcacaatcctaaacagtcaaaagtgcgtaTGGGCTCCCTGTACTATAAACAACATGTACGgggtatttttaaaacaaaaccgcGTATGAGGTGTCTTTACAATAAGCAACACGTACTCAATGTTAAAGCTAAAACATGTACACACTTTTGCCTGTGTTTTAAATGTgggtgtgtacatacatatatgtatatgtataatatgtaaaatatgatatttcatgcatatatatgcatgtgtgtgtgtgtgtgtgtgtgctcagATTGTCGCACCTGCATGAGAGaggcaaacaacacaaacacaccaatgggacattatgttagagatcaaaattattaaaacaaaaaatgaaataaagaTCTTAAGcgcgtctcattgttctctatctccaaggatccttcaaatcaaggtggctctcagcttggaagagcacttgatctataGGATGACAACCAAAAGAACGAGGGATATGTGATGATTCCAAGATCCAAATGGATGCAACTATGATCCTAGTGAATGGTGTAGATATGAAACTAAATTAtatgatgcaagatattgatatgaagctaaaactaGCATGAAAATGGTATTAAAATGACATTAAACTAGCAtatagatgaagctaacatgatatatgataatatgatatgtaaaattaaatgatctaattattattatcaaagagaggttaacAATGCTTGATGAAATTGTTAGGATTATTGACAGTCCCaaataatactgagagggggggtgaatcaatatctaactggttagcagaatatttaaacttattaagaactttgcatcccaaaacagtgaattggtaaataagaattaatgcaacaaataaggataacagagacaacatagagaacacaccataacacacgatatttaatgaggaaacccggtgtgggaaaaacctcgatgggatttgtgacccacaatattcactcactagccaatgaataaatattacttacaatgaggggcctgcacatgcaggaagaccaactgcctaaagcacactgctcaataagagtcacactgactacaaaagtggattatgaaatccaatacaatgtactgcttcaaatcagcatcaactatgccaggttcagtaccggtttaagctcattccattaccaaaaccttcgttgtcaactatatcaccttatacacaattttcatacttccatacatgttaaatgacctataagatctcatagatataaatgagtcttttacaatatgccatgtcagcttttacgaaagataattacatttaaatacaataaacaaaagtttattccctgtcagctggggtgccagtatgcattgttgccgctgccagtgaagtgtttgtcggtgtatgtagatgtctattgccggtgtcggtaactgttggtggcttaccagatgaataccagttggtttccagttggttgccagttggttgccatcaatgacaacatcaactattctcataagagtgtagaatgccaacaatccccccctttggcatttatggcaacactcatgagaaaaatccaaaaattgttccaaaaacCAAAGTctaaaaagttaccaaaaatatgtgctccccctgagcaaacgATCTcttctgaataatcatttttctctctccactactccccctttgacatcaatgacaaaggttgtcaaaaatagtcaaatgagtgtaaaaatgtcacctcaaagtttgtaaccggttggtcataatctggaatatatctaccaaaaccaaattaagactctgcatgaatctattgctATCGTTCAgggttgcctcagtttgttggattgtgccagtgagatgatgcatgtgctcttccggtgatccttctccttgaagtaatgccttgaagatttcatttctcagagatATTAGATTGTCCATcttaggaccaagtttgtatttAAGTTCTCTAGTATTTGACTTAATCCTcgccttttctttctcaaatttctccaatttctcctcaaaaccggctatttcttgctcaataactgatataggttcagatgaaccaattatattatcagctatgtcatctatttctttctgtactctgttgatctccttttctatgtcctttgtcaaaagatgtggtttgcatgtttctctgtacagctctttgtattccaaaattgtagtgttcagtgctagtaatagtgtattcatgtgttttgtgcacttctttattgtgtccttaaagaatttatccttctccttttcaactttctctttgaaggtgtcctcattcaccttatcaaccgttattacattgtcagaaatgaatttggacaatgtgtccaatttacctaaagaatcctttacatgatctatgttacattttggtgcaatcaatttaagaattggtatggtgtcatcaattgccttgtagtcCAATACATTAtagtctgttatcttcttgattgaatccaggagtacctctgttacatcagtaggtctgaattcacttgatgaagtgcgGATGTCTGACCTATTACcttaattacctctgtgcttccaacacttgtaaccattttgcttgtgttatcCTCTGGTGGATCAATCttagtttgcatttcaaccagtaaaggtttgttTGATTGTTTAGGTGTCTCAGTGATTGCTGGTTTCTGTGCTTCAATATGTACCTTTGCCTCAGTGGGTTTCTCTGTATACTCAACTGTCGGTGTCTCAGACTCAGTAGGTTTCTCTGTGCtagcatctataccttcagtattcttcccagtatccaatggttgctttgtttgtaatgattgctctgttgggatctcaacctcaacagtctctaccggtTTTTCAGTAATGTTGCCATTATCATCCTTAACCTTTGTAGTGTCCTtttccacaacaatattcacttcttgagtatccacattcatggtgaatagtatttcagattttggattagtgtcatcatgtgtgataccttcactgtcagtaaccggtggatcaacagtatgtaccggtgtagtatccaaaggtggcagtaAATTAtgagtgatcttgatgtttggaataccaccaattttacctttccccttgtccttatccttctaatacaCCTTGAATTTTTTCTTTGGCCAATTCATTTCCTCtcgtttttctttttccacaaaaaatatatcccatttatcagcagtctcctctgcaatctcatttactctacctgccatcaaacatACTTGTCGATGACCACTAGAAAAAACAtatctgttagcctcacaaattaggccatcaatttcctcttttgagttaaccggatgtacagctagaagcttttcaacttttagtttcttatccaattccatcactgcaatcatttttgcatctaatcttctatatagttcattaggtaaatcatccactacttcaattaaaacctttttgtatatatccagatgtaaaattatactgttctcaattctttccttgtctgaatctttgaatgtgttatacaatttgctcacattagccaaattaccatcattagttatttcatttaacaaattatctaATGAGGGTATGACCGGTTTCTATTttttcttgggagttagtttcttggcCGGttcccttactgcctgttgtttcttccttaaagtcctttttcttttgggtgaaggagagggtaccggcgaaggttttctcttcctctcaactcttttgaatttagctagtatctcattgtcagaagatgtgccaaccagtgaaatgtgtgcctccggttgcaaTCCTTCCAACTCACTAGCCATTATCCCAAtaaagttcataacattttctttgatttcctgtaccttctttgatgcatccctaatatacttttctcttttcttcctttgcttcattgttttgacaccactctctatagtttcagcactaccaaaaacttgttctgttggttctcttggtgcatctaacaaggcttttgcatatgtctcaataatgttgagatctacctcatagtcTATTTCAattacccatacagtcctaggaagTACATCTTCCATGCATGTCTCATCCtttttgatgacaaaatagatttctttgtcatatttgtccactacactctgtggtagtctttctctagttttcattttagcttgaaaagctttaaagtattcagttatattgttgtcttttgcagttcccatgccggtaaaagcttcctgtaattgttttcctaccggtatgtcatatccaaagtcttttggtCCCATACTGggaatttccttagtgaaatacaacattatgcatact contains these protein-coding regions:
- the LOC131048297 gene encoding uncharacterized protein LOC131048297, with product MSCMAMQTISEGKDMEIEEFKINARGTRLWNVLRFAVMMLRKGIAAKKLQKMAVDLHMAISRGIKFGGLDKYVSNGGSYMNNNKKSLGFMDYEFSCSSTPMVKRRANLLSYSGPKKHGGRWDQRFLMATMPCIAKEAESVINSTIPKFIQCGEDFFDPSRRTSSTPSYLSTRSELSEIDRQAEEFIASFYNEMKLQRQDSFSKYREMLDRGSG